In Festucalex cinctus isolate MCC-2025b chromosome 5, RoL_Fcin_1.0, whole genome shotgun sequence, a single genomic region encodes these proteins:
- the LOC144019125 gene encoding uncharacterized protein LOC144019125, giving the protein MASTLKTTLHSALLVTLVAVQCRPALLAAITCLDAFSTFSALKSITSMLGTATEHLLDDYMSFHGLSGLPSNVPNYTARGSNFSEQLQDIYAHNKLFHLNITTVEGYQIEDWGNPANVAEPLTQVKGSLLNQGNILKHLAQQLYPEVALTTVEPPHQVLNHSWDKKSYGWKVIVGLKNWLEDVSQVLDAARGPCGNNPAEAAVE; this is encoded by the exons ATGGCTTCCACGCTCAAAACCACGCTGCACTCCG cgCTGCTGGTGACGCTGGTGGCTGTTCAATGTCGCCCGGCGCTCCTCGCCGCCATCACTTGCCTGGACGCCTTCTCCACCTTCTCCGCCCTCAAGTCAATTACGAGCATGCTCGGCACTGCGACGGAGCACCTGCTCGACGATTAC ATGAGCTTTCACGGCTTGAGCGGCCTGCCTTCCAACGTCCCCAACTACACCGCGAGGGGCTCTAACTTCTCCGAGCAGCTTCAGGACATCTACGCCCACAACAAGTTGTTCCACCTGAATATCACCACGGTGGAAGGCTACCAGATCGAGGATTGGGGCAACCCGGCCAACGTCGCCGAGCCCCTGACCCAGGTCAAGGGCAGTCTTCTCAACCAAGGAAACATCTTGAAACACTTGGCCCAGCAACTCTACCCGGAGGTGGCGCTAACAACGGTCGAGCCGCCGCACCAGGTCCTGAATCACAGTTGGGACAAAAAGTCCTACGGCTGGAAAGTCATCGTAGGCTTGAAAAACTGGCTGGAGGACGTCAGCCAGGTCCTGGATGCGGCTCGGGGGCCGTGCGGCAACAACCCCGCCGAGGCCGCCGTCGAGTAA